From the genome of Edaphobacter dinghuensis, one region includes:
- a CDS encoding glycoside hydrolase family 28 protein, whose translation MQRIFSLFGIVLLTFASVAIAQDTRTVVEPAIPPACITLHAHLITNSGTIASADELKLDTDRIQQAIDHCGKGHAVTLRVDGTRNAFLSGPLQLRDGVTLLVDKGVTFFASRDPALYQTAPGSCGIVNQSGHGCKPLISVQNVSGAGIMGDGVIDGRGGAKLLNKDVTWWQLAEQARPNGRQQVPRILVADHADNFTLYRITLKNSPNFHVVYNNGNGFTVWGLKIDAPRRGARNTDGVDPGNGSKNITITHSFISTGDDDIAIKGGTGGVTNMTVSHNHFYAGHGMSIGSETNGGVNKIRVTDLSLDGPDNGIRIKSNASRGGLVHDVVYDDICIRNSPNPITFDTGYTAAGTLQGNSLPTYRDITLHNIRISGGGKISFNGYSQDHRVGATLDNVLLTDKANYTYSLRHADITIDPGPVNLNLTGGTDSTLSGIAAKGSPASCTDKFVPFPR comes from the coding sequence GTGCAACGAATCTTTTCCCTCTTCGGTATCGTCCTCCTCACCTTTGCCTCCGTCGCTATTGCCCAGGACACCCGCACCGTTGTCGAGCCAGCCATACCTCCTGCCTGCATCACGCTCCATGCGCATCTCATCACCAACTCCGGAACGATCGCCTCTGCCGATGAATTGAAGCTCGACACCGACCGTATTCAACAAGCCATCGACCACTGCGGCAAAGGCCACGCCGTAACCCTACGCGTCGACGGTACCCGCAATGCCTTCCTCAGCGGCCCCCTGCAACTCCGCGACGGCGTCACCCTGCTCGTCGACAAGGGAGTCACATTCTTCGCCTCGCGCGATCCCGCGCTCTACCAGACCGCCCCCGGAAGTTGCGGCATCGTCAACCAATCCGGCCACGGCTGCAAACCGCTGATCTCCGTGCAGAACGTCTCCGGAGCAGGCATCATGGGCGACGGCGTCATCGACGGACGTGGTGGCGCAAAACTTTTGAACAAGGATGTCACCTGGTGGCAACTCGCCGAACAGGCCCGTCCTAACGGTCGCCAACAAGTTCCTCGCATCCTCGTCGCCGACCACGCAGATAACTTCACGCTCTACCGCATCACGCTTAAAAATTCGCCCAACTTCCACGTCGTCTACAACAACGGCAACGGCTTCACTGTGTGGGGTCTCAAGATCGACGCACCCCGACGCGGCGCGCGCAACACCGACGGCGTCGATCCCGGCAACGGCTCAAAAAACATTACCATCACGCACAGCTTCATCAGCACCGGCGACGACGACATAGCCATCAAGGGAGGCACCGGAGGCGTCACCAACATGACCGTCAGCCACAACCACTTTTATGCCGGGCACGGCATGTCCATTGGCAGCGAGACCAACGGTGGCGTCAACAAAATTCGCGTCACCGATCTCTCGCTCGACGGCCCCGACAACGGCATCCGCATCAAATCGAACGCCTCGCGCGGCGGCCTCGTTCACGACGTCGTCTATGACGACATCTGCATCCGCAACTCACCCAATCCCATCACCTTCGACACCGGTTACACAGCAGCTGGAACGCTACAAGGCAATTCCCTCCCAACCTATCGCGACATCACCCTGCACAACATCCGCATCTCCGGCGGAGGCAAGATCTCCTTCAACGGCTACTCACAAGATCATCGCGTCGGCGCCACACTCGATAACGTCTTACTCACCGACAAAGCAAATTACACATACTCTCTAAGACACGCAGACATCACAATCGACCCCGGCCCAGTCAATCTCAACTTAACCGGAGGCACCGACTCCACCCTCTCCGGCATAGCCGCCAAGGGATCACCCGCATCATGTACAGATAAGTTCGTCCCATTTCCCCGCTGA
- a CDS encoding alpha/beta hydrolase family protein encodes MFNAGVTRTSLAATFLVLSTLAVQAQSATAADSAANAGRKQVTEYLDHIAAEQTAARRTAVAAIATRTQAEARQAAVRKKILALIGGLPEKTPLHAKLVGVTQAQGFRIEKVIYDSQPGFPVTALLYLPDAKPGAKAEKLPAIVVAPGHGPTGKASDFGFASTFARNGFAVLSYDPIGQGERLQYPDPAKPGTSLATRPTGEHGEAGLQPTLIGDAVARYFAWDGMRAVDYLESRSEIDANRIGAFGCSGGGAMTALLGALDTRIKATGTACYITSFDTLLPAIGAQDAEQSTPNFIASGLDFPDWVELAAPRPYAIIATTEDMFPFAGVQKTEAEARRFYGFFGADADLEFLTGPGHHGNLGPIQARIVSFFLKHLQPGADAAHPVLPPPGAPGVSPFALPPGITKDAFQDTPTGQVATSYPHVEAVHRLNLKRYESMPPPKALSGEALRAAIREVTKSAARPAAHGSKTSGLVEEGDLTVSAAKGDVYSKRVTLHSEPGIDLQGVITAHHGAGVHPAVLLLTNAASMPADSSAQRELEGAMERMAEAGNVVLALTPRPSPPGTEETKSPILGPFYLTELRAELTGKTIMGMRIDDTIRAVDYLASRSDVDAKRISALASGHYGLVLLHAAVLDSRLAHISVDHALSSYKSLIEAPMPVGAPEDILPGVVRHYDLPELQHAMKSRLTLTHPLNGTDDLSISTLQAGSR; translated from the coding sequence ATGTTTAACGCTGGTGTGACGCGCACTTCTTTGGCTGCTACTTTTCTGGTTCTTTCTACGCTTGCTGTGCAGGCGCAAAGTGCGACTGCCGCTGACTCTGCGGCCAACGCCGGACGCAAGCAGGTTACGGAGTATCTCGACCATATTGCGGCGGAGCAGACGGCGGCGCGCAGAACTGCTGTGGCTGCCATTGCAACGCGCACGCAAGCAGAGGCACGGCAGGCTGCGGTGCGCAAAAAGATTCTTGCGTTGATTGGAGGATTGCCGGAGAAGACTCCGCTGCATGCGAAGCTCGTTGGCGTGACGCAGGCGCAGGGGTTCCGCATCGAGAAGGTGATCTATGATTCGCAGCCGGGGTTTCCGGTAACGGCGCTGCTCTATTTGCCAGACGCGAAGCCAGGCGCGAAGGCGGAGAAGCTGCCTGCGATCGTAGTGGCTCCGGGGCATGGGCCGACGGGGAAGGCTTCCGATTTTGGTTTTGCATCGACGTTCGCTCGTAATGGTTTTGCGGTGCTCTCGTATGACCCGATTGGTCAGGGGGAGAGATTGCAGTATCCCGACCCGGCTAAGCCGGGGACTTCGCTGGCGACGCGGCCAACAGGCGAGCATGGCGAGGCAGGGTTGCAGCCGACACTGATTGGCGATGCGGTAGCGCGTTATTTTGCGTGGGATGGGATGCGGGCTGTGGACTATCTGGAGTCGCGTTCGGAGATCGATGCGAACCGCATTGGAGCGTTTGGATGCTCGGGCGGCGGCGCGATGACGGCTTTGCTGGGAGCGCTCGATACAAGAATTAAGGCGACGGGAACGGCTTGCTACATTACCTCGTTCGATACGCTGTTGCCTGCGATTGGAGCGCAGGATGCAGAGCAGTCGACGCCGAATTTTATTGCGAGTGGATTGGATTTTCCTGATTGGGTAGAGCTGGCTGCGCCTCGTCCTTACGCCATTATCGCTACTACCGAAGATATGTTTCCATTTGCGGGAGTGCAGAAGACCGAGGCCGAGGCGAGACGCTTCTATGGGTTCTTTGGCGCGGATGCGGACTTGGAGTTTCTCACCGGGCCGGGGCATCATGGCAATCTTGGGCCGATTCAGGCGCGTATTGTGAGCTTCTTCTTGAAGCATCTGCAGCCGGGTGCGGACGCTGCGCATCCTGTCTTGCCTCCACCGGGAGCGCCGGGAGTAAGTCCGTTTGCGCTGCCGCCGGGAATCACAAAGGATGCTTTTCAGGACACGCCTACGGGGCAGGTTGCTACTTCGTATCCTCATGTTGAGGCTGTGCATCGGTTGAATCTGAAGCGGTATGAGTCGATGCCGCCGCCGAAGGCCTTGAGCGGCGAGGCATTGCGCGCGGCGATTCGAGAGGTGACTAAATCGGCGGCGCGTCCTGCGGCGCATGGAAGTAAGACTTCTGGTTTGGTGGAGGAGGGTGATCTCACGGTCTCTGCCGCGAAGGGCGATGTCTACTCTAAGCGTGTCACGCTTCACTCGGAGCCGGGGATTGATTTGCAGGGAGTGATTACTGCTCATCATGGCGCAGGTGTTCATCCTGCTGTGTTGCTGCTGACGAATGCAGCTTCGATGCCTGCGGATAGCTCGGCGCAGCGAGAACTTGAAGGGGCGATGGAGCGTATGGCTGAGGCCGGGAATGTTGTGTTAGCCCTGACGCCGCGACCTTCGCCTCCGGGGACAGAGGAGACGAAGTCACCGATTCTAGGGCCGTTTTATCTGACCGAGCTGCGGGCGGAGCTGACGGGGAAGACGATCATGGGGATGCGGATCGACGATACGATTCGTGCTGTCGATTATCTTGCTTCGCGTTCGGATGTAGATGCGAAGCGGATTTCGGCGTTGGCATCAGGACACTACGGTTTGGTGTTGCTGCATGCTGCTGTGCTGGATTCGCGGCTTGCGCATATTTCGGTCGATCATGCGTTGAGTAGTTACAAGAGCCTCATTGAGGCTCCTATGCCTGTTGGTGCGCCGGAAGACATTCTTCCCGGAGTTGTTCGTCACTACGATTTGCCTGAGCTGCAACATGCGATGAAATCGCGGTTGACGTTGACTCATCCGCTGAATGGTACGGATGATCTATCTATAAGCACATTGCAGGCAGGTAGCCGTTGA
- a CDS encoding glycoside hydrolase family 28 protein, producing MTSHLFERRSFLKKAGQSLLAVPALSAMGAVAELPGKHGGKAQGWDGKPFAYTPKITLNVRDYGATGDGKTNDRVALQETIDRCAVFGGGEVVVPAGNYVTGALALRSDIVLRLEKDATLLGTPDFDDYPVTQVRWEGRWIQGHIALIYAIDANRIGIVGPGKIVGNPVLGGRPRKETPLRHPALIEFIECKDIRLEDFSTSNHLMWSIHPTNCENIFIKGLTIRSTGGNGDGIDIDSSKHVVIDGCDIATGDDCISLKSGRGAEGYTLLRTTEDVVIRNCTFADSIFACIGIGSETSGGIRDVRIEHCKFTRAKTFAIYIKSRPGRGAFIENIVADDLDASDMTGGFLRFNILNSGIRDEFQVPGDEGIPTIRNFRFSNIRVKECPILVEGTGIHPHKPLEGFSFVNVTGTCDKGIYLANVKDAVIRNVDVTGFAGPLLNISNVTGRGLAGATTIASPAEGEPVPTPEQPYRLH from the coding sequence ATGACGAGTCATTTGTTTGAGCGGCGGAGTTTTTTGAAGAAGGCAGGACAGAGTTTGCTTGCAGTTCCTGCGCTTTCTGCGATGGGTGCGGTTGCGGAGTTGCCGGGCAAGCATGGCGGCAAGGCGCAGGGATGGGATGGCAAGCCCTTTGCGTATACGCCGAAGATCACGTTGAATGTTCGTGATTATGGTGCGACCGGTGACGGTAAGACGAATGATCGAGTGGCGTTGCAGGAGACGATCGATCGCTGCGCGGTGTTCGGTGGCGGCGAAGTGGTGGTGCCTGCGGGGAACTACGTTACCGGTGCGCTGGCTTTGCGGAGCGATATCGTGCTGCGGTTGGAGAAAGATGCGACGTTGTTGGGCACGCCCGATTTTGATGACTATCCGGTGACGCAGGTGCGATGGGAGGGGCGCTGGATACAGGGGCATATTGCGCTGATCTATGCAATTGACGCGAACCGCATCGGAATTGTGGGGCCGGGGAAGATTGTGGGTAATCCAGTGTTGGGCGGGCGGCCGCGCAAGGAGACTCCGCTGCGGCATCCGGCGTTGATCGAATTTATCGAGTGCAAGGATATTCGGCTGGAGGATTTCTCGACCAGCAATCATCTAATGTGGTCGATTCATCCGACGAACTGCGAGAACATCTTTATCAAGGGGTTGACGATTCGCAGCACGGGCGGCAATGGCGATGGGATCGATATTGATTCGAGCAAGCATGTCGTCATCGATGGCTGCGATATCGCTACCGGCGATGACTGTATTTCGTTAAAGTCGGGGCGCGGGGCTGAGGGCTACACGCTGCTGCGGACGACGGAAGATGTGGTGATTCGGAACTGCACGTTTGCGGACTCGATCTTTGCATGCATCGGCATTGGCAGCGAGACGTCCGGCGGCATTCGCGATGTGAGGATTGAGCATTGCAAATTCACACGGGCGAAGACGTTTGCGATTTACATCAAGAGCAGGCCGGGGCGCGGAGCGTTTATCGAAAATATTGTTGCCGATGATCTGGATGCTTCGGATATGACGGGCGGGTTTCTGCGGTTCAACATTCTCAACAGCGGCATTCGCGATGAGTTCCAGGTGCCGGGCGATGAGGGGATTCCGACGATCAGGAACTTTCGGTTCTCGAATATTCGCGTGAAGGAGTGCCCGATTCTGGTGGAGGGGACGGGGATTCATCCGCACAAGCCGCTCGAGGGTTTCTCGTTTGTGAATGTGACGGGAACTTGCGACAAGGGAATTTACCTGGCCAATGTGAAGGATGCTGTGATTCGCAATGTGGACGTCACTGGCTTTGCCGGGCCGCTGCTGAACATCAGCAACGTGACCGGAAGAGGGTTAGCCGGAGCGACGACGATTGCATCGCCTGCGGAGGGAGAGCCGGTTCCGACTCCGGAGCAGCCCTACCGTTTGCATTGA
- the mtnA gene encoding S-methyl-5-thioribose-1-phosphate isomerase translates to MIPTLEWLPSGVNFLDQTKLPLEETHVLATDYKQVATVIRDMIVRGAPAIGVSAAMGVAIGVERSTATTLPALTEEVAVIAKTLAETRPTAVNLFWAIERMRDKYNALAAANTPIPEIKAALIAEAQLMYDEDIAACKQMGAHGAALLPQQGTVLTHCNAGALATCGYGTALGVIRAAVERGHKIDVFADETRPYLQGARLTAWELLHDNIPTTILCDNMAGALMRQGRIQAVIVGADRIAANGDTANKIGTYSVAVLAKEHNIPFYVAAPLSTIDRATAHGDQIPIEQRAATEVTHSNGKQMTPNGAAIQNPAFDVTPAKYITAIITEHGVLRAPYNDSIEQMFAEANAQLTTA, encoded by the coding sequence ATGATTCCTACCCTCGAATGGCTCCCTTCCGGCGTTAACTTCCTCGATCAGACCAAGCTCCCCCTCGAAGAGACCCATGTTCTCGCGACGGACTATAAGCAGGTCGCCACCGTCATCCGCGACATGATCGTCCGCGGAGCACCCGCCATCGGCGTCTCAGCCGCTATGGGCGTAGCCATCGGCGTCGAACGCAGCACCGCCACCACATTGCCTGCGCTCACCGAAGAGGTCGCCGTCATCGCAAAAACCCTCGCCGAGACCCGCCCCACAGCCGTCAATCTCTTCTGGGCCATCGAGCGCATGCGCGACAAGTACAACGCCCTCGCCGCCGCCAACACCCCCATCCCCGAGATCAAGGCCGCCCTCATCGCCGAGGCCCAACTCATGTACGACGAAGACATCGCCGCCTGCAAGCAGATGGGAGCCCACGGCGCAGCGCTTCTCCCCCAGCAAGGCACCGTCCTCACCCACTGCAACGCCGGAGCCCTCGCCACCTGCGGCTACGGCACCGCCCTCGGCGTCATCCGCGCCGCCGTCGAGCGCGGCCACAAGATCGACGTCTTCGCCGACGAGACCCGCCCTTACCTGCAGGGCGCGCGCCTCACCGCATGGGAGCTGCTCCACGACAACATCCCCACCACCATCCTCTGCGACAACATGGCCGGCGCGCTCATGCGCCAGGGACGCATCCAGGCCGTCATCGTCGGTGCCGACCGCATCGCCGCCAACGGCGACACCGCCAACAAGATCGGCACCTACTCCGTCGCCGTCCTCGCCAAAGAGCACAACATCCCCTTCTACGTCGCTGCTCCTCTCTCCACCATCGACCGCGCCACCGCGCACGGCGATCAGATCCCCATCGAGCAGCGCGCCGCCACCGAAGTCACCCACTCCAACGGTAAGCAGATGACGCCCAACGGAGCCGCCATCCAAAACCCGGCCTTCGACGTCACCCCGGCCAAATACATCACCGCCATCATCACCGAGCATGGCGTCCTGCGCGCTCCCTACAACGACTCCATCGAACAGATGTTCGCTGAGGCCAACGCTCAACTCACCACCGCCTAA
- a CDS encoding permease, giving the protein MISRILNPHNRSLLRGNTLVLVSFGVAYLLSGFPNDRANPFLVIPACIAIIGSADTFRCMRRQRWDLFQAGVLLCLYMDLLAICLILFLLLYPYMLWLTGEH; this is encoded by the coding sequence GTGATATCCCGAATTCTCAATCCGCATAACCGTTCTCTCCTTCGAGGTAACACGCTCGTACTTGTAAGCTTCGGCGTAGCCTATCTCCTCTCCGGATTCCCCAACGACCGCGCAAACCCATTCCTCGTCATTCCCGCCTGCATCGCCATCATCGGCAGCGCCGACACCTTCCGTTGCATGCGCCGCCAGCGGTGGGACCTCTTCCAGGCCGGAGTGCTGCTCTGTCTCTACATGGACCTCCTCGCCATCTGCCTTATCCTCTTCCTTCTGCTCTACCCCTACATGCTGTGGCTCACAGGCGAGCACTAG
- a CDS encoding rhamnogalacturonan acetylesterase, producing MTRTTLAASALALATLLPTAHAQKFICGTKSGYTSLTTASAYTEATPGFDLSTTPAVSQGSCSSDKPFFFSATVPEGSYRVTVVLGSDQASITTVWAEARRLMLEKISTQPNASAKHTFDVNVRYPEFTDAVGTVQHVHLKPRERNGNMDWDHKLTLEFNGDNPSVRSITIEPIKKEPTIYIAGDSTVVDQDVEPWTAWGQILPRFLRPGVVVANHAESGETIKSFVSERRFDKIFTQIKSGDYLFMQFNHNDQKINPKTGQPVVPIDEYKSLLTEYIAKARAAGATPVLVTSMNRRTFDASGHITNSLAGYPDAMREVAREQHAALIDLNAMSKTLFEAMGPEGSKKAFMHFPANAYPNQTQAISDDTHFNSYGAYELARCIVDGIRQNNLPLKKYLTKDAVAFNPAHPDSQPDFHLPATPIPATTHDVMKVPQT from the coding sequence ATGACCCGCACCACCCTCGCCGCATCAGCTCTGGCCCTCGCCACCCTTCTTCCCACCGCCCACGCCCAGAAGTTCATCTGCGGAACCAAATCGGGCTACACCTCCCTCACCACCGCATCCGCCTACACCGAAGCCACCCCCGGCTTCGATCTGTCCACCACCCCGGCCGTCTCGCAAGGCTCCTGCTCCAGCGACAAGCCCTTTTTCTTCTCCGCCACCGTTCCCGAAGGCAGCTACCGCGTCACCGTGGTCCTCGGCTCCGACCAAGCCTCCATCACCACCGTCTGGGCCGAAGCCCGCCGTCTCATGCTCGAAAAAATCTCCACCCAGCCCAACGCTTCCGCGAAGCATACCTTCGACGTCAACGTCCGCTATCCCGAGTTCACCGACGCCGTAGGCACCGTCCAGCACGTCCATCTCAAGCCCCGCGAGCGCAACGGCAACATGGACTGGGACCACAAGCTCACCCTCGAGTTCAACGGCGACAACCCCAGCGTCCGCAGCATCACCATCGAGCCCATCAAAAAAGAGCCGACTATCTACATCGCCGGAGACTCCACCGTCGTCGATCAGGACGTAGAGCCCTGGACCGCCTGGGGCCAGATCCTTCCCCGCTTCCTTCGTCCCGGCGTCGTCGTCGCCAACCACGCCGAGTCCGGCGAGACCATCAAGAGCTTCGTCAGCGAGCGCCGCTTCGACAAGATCTTCACCCAGATCAAGTCCGGCGACTATCTCTTCATGCAGTTCAATCACAACGACCAGAAGATCAATCCTAAAACCGGCCAACCCGTCGTCCCCATCGACGAGTACAAATCACTTCTCACCGAATACATCGCCAAAGCCCGCGCCGCCGGGGCCACGCCCGTCCTCGTCACCAGCATGAACCGCCGCACCTTCGACGCCAGCGGCCACATCACCAACTCGCTCGCCGGTTACCCCGACGCCATGCGCGAGGTCGCCCGCGAACAGCACGCCGCCCTCATCGACCTCAACGCCATGAGCAAGACGCTCTTCGAAGCCATGGGTCCCGAAGGCTCCAAGAAGGCCTTCATGCACTTCCCCGCAAACGCCTACCCCAACCAAACTCAGGCCATCAGCGACGACACCCACTTCAACAGCTACGGAGCCTACGAGCTCGCGCGCTGCATCGTCGACGGCATCCGCCAGAACAACCTGCCGCTCAAAAAATATCTCACCAAAGACGCCGTCGCCTTCAACCCTGCGCACCCCGACTCGCAGCCCGACTTCCACCTGCCCGCAACCCCCATCCCAGCCACAACCCATGACGTCATGAAGGTTCCCCAAACCTAG
- a CDS encoding TlpA family protein disulfide reductase, producing MDESRRGWLAAFLLAAAVLGVFMTLRHGPVRSGRLTPVAKRQQAPNMEFEQMDGGTWRLRDHRGQVVLINLWATWCGPCREETPVLVKLFKDEGPKGLAVVGLSLDVGGREKVRSFAEQFQVPYPIVFPEPMSQLADTVEGVPTTMLLDKSGRVAKVYVGAVRRAVFAADVDTLLAEKDDAR from the coding sequence ATGGATGAGAGCCGTAGAGGCTGGCTGGCGGCGTTTCTTTTAGCTGCGGCGGTGCTGGGAGTCTTTATGACGCTGCGGCATGGTCCGGTGAGGAGCGGCAGGCTGACGCCTGTGGCGAAGAGGCAGCAGGCCCCGAATATGGAGTTTGAGCAGATGGACGGAGGAACTTGGCGGCTTCGGGATCATCGCGGTCAGGTGGTGTTGATTAATCTTTGGGCGACGTGGTGCGGGCCTTGCCGCGAAGAGACTCCGGTGCTGGTGAAGCTCTTTAAGGATGAGGGGCCGAAGGGGTTGGCGGTGGTGGGATTGTCGCTGGATGTGGGCGGCAGGGAGAAGGTGCGGTCGTTTGCAGAGCAGTTTCAGGTGCCTTATCCGATTGTATTTCCGGAGCCGATGTCGCAGTTGGCGGATACGGTAGAGGGTGTGCCTACGACCATGTTGCTGGATAAGAGTGGTCGCGTGGCGAAGGTGTATGTGGGTGCAGTCAGGCGAGCGGTCTTTGCGGCAGATGTGGATACTCTGTTGGCGGAGAAAGACGACGCTCGCTGA
- a CDS encoding zinc dependent phospholipase C family protein yields MHSRPANPTLRYKLFLLALALLLLSPSSHAYSVQTHEQLIDLTWKESIRPLLLKRFPNMTEAQLHEAHAYAYGGCAIQDLGYYPFGKPFFSNLTHYVRPGDFILNLILDSQTPDELAFAIGALSHYIGDTIGHSEAVNEAVAIEFPKLAKKYGPVVAYDQGEHPHVRTEFAFDVNEISKRRFAPSAYLRHVGLEIPGPLLRRAFFQTYGLDLPKIIGHKRPVMRGYRFAVRNFLPRISYAEVILHRSHFPPDTPGPDLDKLSKDLAQSDFENGWDQYRKKAGIGTYMLAGVIYILPRIGPLSDAAIRIPSPYTQDLYVKSLNKSTETLRRALANFDAIANFVPNRDLDTGAAVKPGAYRLTDETYAQLLAVITHNQSQPVPSGLKRNITAYYADPAAPICTKKNPQKWAEVQSELKQLATMPTTQESLPTTTVEDASLQE; encoded by the coding sequence ATGCACTCGCGACCAGCAAACCCGACGCTCCGCTACAAACTCTTCCTGCTGGCGCTCGCACTCCTTCTTCTCTCTCCCTCCAGCCACGCCTACTCCGTCCAGACCCACGAGCAGCTCATCGACCTGACCTGGAAAGAATCCATCCGTCCTCTGCTGCTCAAGCGATTTCCCAACATGACCGAGGCCCAGCTCCACGAGGCCCACGCTTACGCCTACGGGGGCTGCGCCATTCAGGACCTCGGCTACTATCCCTTCGGCAAGCCCTTCTTCAGCAACCTCACCCACTACGTCCGCCCCGGCGACTTCATCCTCAACCTCATCCTCGACTCGCAGACACCGGACGAGCTGGCCTTCGCCATCGGCGCTCTCTCCCACTACATCGGCGACACTATCGGCCACTCCGAAGCCGTCAACGAAGCTGTCGCCATCGAGTTTCCCAAGCTCGCCAAAAAATACGGCCCCGTCGTCGCCTACGACCAGGGCGAGCATCCCCACGTCCGCACCGAGTTCGCCTTCGACGTCAACGAGATCAGCAAGCGCCGCTTCGCTCCCTCCGCCTACCTTCGTCACGTCGGCCTCGAGATCCCCGGCCCGCTCCTCCGTCGCGCCTTCTTCCAAACCTACGGCCTCGATCTCCCCAAAATCATCGGCCACAAGCGCCCCGTCATGCGCGGCTATCGCTTCGCCGTCCGCAACTTTCTGCCGCGCATCTCCTATGCCGAGGTCATCCTGCATCGAAGCCACTTTCCCCCCGACACTCCCGGCCCCGACCTCGACAAGCTCTCCAAAGACCTCGCCCAGTCCGACTTTGAGAACGGCTGGGACCAGTACCGCAAGAAGGCCGGCATCGGCACCTACATGCTCGCCGGAGTCATCTACATTCTGCCGCGCATCGGCCCGCTCTCCGACGCCGCCATCCGCATCCCCAGCCCTTACACGCAAGACCTCTACGTCAAAAGCCTCAACAAATCCACTGAGACTCTGCGCCGCGCCCTGGCCAACTTCGACGCCATCGCGAACTTCGTTCCCAACCGCGACCTCGACACCGGAGCCGCAGTTAAGCCCGGCGCCTATCGCCTCACCGACGAGACCTACGCGCAGCTGCTCGCAGTCATCACCCACAACCAGTCGCAGCCCGTCCCCTCTGGCCTCAAGCGCAACATCACCGCCTACTACGCCGACCCCGCCGCTCCCATCTGCACCAAAAAGAATCCGCAGAAGTGGGCTGAGGTGCAGTCAGAGCTAAAGCAACTCGCCACCATGCCCACCACCCAAGAGTCTCTACCCACCACCACAGTCGAAGACGCCTCTCTCCAAGAGTGA
- a CDS encoding PEP-CTERM sorting domain-containing protein, with amino-acid sequence MTRFRTMATVAVLCLLPISAHASSFVYNLDVLLSGGTVTGTITTDSDSGVLAASDIVDYDLTLNDGTNTLNLLGPLSGDNSHVFLGGTALTATATALSYDFSANPAFFGIQAFPLGSGTDFFCLNDPVASCSFGGNSNVAARIGTDPTFAGPPIDGVGVFATAAVAPGVPEPSTMTLLGTGALGLIGMVRRRLMN; translated from the coding sequence ATGACTCGATTCAGGACAATGGCTACCGTGGCAGTGCTGTGTTTACTGCCTATATCTGCTCATGCGAGCAGCTTTGTTTATAACCTCGACGTTCTGCTGTCAGGCGGAACGGTGACCGGGACGATCACGACAGACTCGGATTCGGGTGTGCTCGCGGCGTCGGATATTGTGGACTACGACCTGACGCTGAACGACGGCACCAACACGTTGAACCTGCTGGGGCCTTTGAGCGGCGATAACTCGCATGTGTTTCTGGGCGGGACGGCACTGACTGCGACGGCGACGGCGCTCTCTTATGATTTTTCGGCGAATCCGGCTTTTTTTGGAATTCAGGCTTTCCCACTCGGATCAGGCACAGACTTCTTTTGCCTGAACGATCCGGTTGCAAGCTGCAGCTTTGGCGGTAACTCCAACGTGGCCGCGCGGATCGGCACCGATCCGACCTTCGCTGGGCCGCCGATCGATGGCGTCGGCGTCTTTGCGACGGCTGCGGTTGCTCCGGGGGTTCCAGAGCCTTCGACGATGACTCTGCTGGGAACGGGCGCGTTGGGCCTGATCGGCATGGTGCGTCGGCGGTTGATGAACTAG